The following proteins are co-located in the Salvelinus namaycush isolate Seneca chromosome 31, SaNama_1.0, whole genome shotgun sequence genome:
- the pole3 gene encoding DNA polymerase epsilon subunit 3 gives MAERPEDLNLPNAVITRIIKEALPDGVNVSKEARRAISQAASVFVLYATSCANNFAMKAKRKTLNATDVMSAMEEMEFERFLQPLRESLEAYKKGQKGKKEASEQKRKDAKEKKNDVEENDKSREEEEEEEERMEEDQDADNEVEEEEVEN, from the exons ATGGCAGAAAGACCCGAGGACCTCAATCTACCCAATGCTGTCATCACGCGCATCATCAAGGAGGCG CTACCAGATGGGGTGAACGTGTCAAAAGAAGCCAGGCGAGCCATATCTCAAGCTGCCAGTGTATTCGTCCTCTATGCAACATCTTG TGCAAACAATTTTGCCATGAAAGCCAAACGGAAAACTCTAAACGCAACAGATGTGATGTCTGCGATGGAGGAGATGGAGTTTGAACGCTTCTTGCAGCCTCTACGTGAATCTTTGGAGG CTTACAAGAAGGGCcagaaggggaagaaagaggcATCGGAACAAAAACGCAAAGATGCAAAGGAGAAAAAGAACGATGTGGAAGAGAACGACAAgagcagggaggaggaagaggaggaggaagagcgcATGGAGGAAGACCAGGATGCAGACAATGAGGTTGAAGAGGAAGAAGTTGAGAATTGA
- the rpl12 gene encoding 60S ribosomal protein L12 isoform X1, with product MPPKFDPNETKVVYMRCTGGEVGATSALAPKIGPLGLSPKKVGDDIAKATGDWKGLRITVKLTIVNRQAAIEVVPSASALIIKALKEPPRDRKKVKNIKHSGSVTFDEIVTVARTMRPRSIARELSGTIKEILGTAQSVGCTIDGRPPHDVIDDINSGKVECPSE from the exons ATGCCTCCTAAATTCGACCCCAATGAGACTAAAGTTG TGTACATGCGATGCACAGGAGGAGAAGTTGGCGCCACCTCAGCGCTGGCCCCAAAGATTGGACCCCTGGGTCTG TCTCCTAAGAAGGTTGGTGACGATATCGCCAAGGCCACCGGAGATTGGAAGGGCCTGAGGATCACTGTCAAGCTGACCATTGTGAACAGGCAGGCAGCG ATCGAGGTTGTACCCTCTGCTTCAGCATTGATCATCAAGGCCCTGAAGGAGCCCCCTCGTGACAGGAAGAAGGTCAAGAACA TCAAGCACAGTGGCAGCGTGACCTTTGATGAGATTGTGACAGTTGCCCGCACGATGAGGCCTCGCTCCATTGCCAGGGAGCTTTCTG GAACTATCAAGGAGATTCTGGGAACTGCCCAGTCTGTGGGTTGCACCATCGATGGCCGCCCTCCCCATGATGTCATTGACGACATCAACAGTGGCAAGGTGGAGTGCCCATCTGAGTAA
- the rpl12 gene encoding 60S ribosomal protein L12 isoform X2, which produces MRCTGGEVGATSALAPKIGPLGLSPKKVGDDIAKATGDWKGLRITVKLTIVNRQAAIEVVPSASALIIKALKEPPRDRKKVKNIKHSGSVTFDEIVTVARTMRPRSIARELSGTIKEILGTAQSVGCTIDGRPPHDVIDDINSGKVECPSE; this is translated from the exons ATGCGATGCACAGGAGGAGAAGTTGGCGCCACCTCAGCGCTGGCCCCAAAGATTGGACCCCTGGGTCTG TCTCCTAAGAAGGTTGGTGACGATATCGCCAAGGCCACCGGAGATTGGAAGGGCCTGAGGATCACTGTCAAGCTGACCATTGTGAACAGGCAGGCAGCG ATCGAGGTTGTACCCTCTGCTTCAGCATTGATCATCAAGGCCCTGAAGGAGCCCCCTCGTGACAGGAAGAAGGTCAAGAACA TCAAGCACAGTGGCAGCGTGACCTTTGATGAGATTGTGACAGTTGCCCGCACGATGAGGCCTCGCTCCATTGCCAGGGAGCTTTCTG GAACTATCAAGGAGATTCTGGGAACTGCCCAGTCTGTGGGTTGCACCATCGATGGCCGCCCTCCCCATGATGTCATTGACGACATCAACAGTGGCAAGGTGGAGTGCCCATCTGAGTAA